A genomic region of Exiguobacterium sp. Helios contains the following coding sequences:
- the fliF gene encoding flagellar basal-body MS-ring/collar protein FliF, with the protein MNEGLKTRFGALKMTWQEWSLVKKATIIGIILFLIAAIIVAAIWLSKPTMTPLYSKLSPQEAGQVTEKLNEDGVQSEVVSGTDGVTILVPEESAENLKVELATAGIPKSGQIDYSFFSENAGFGTTDKEMNILERDTMQTELENLITQVNGIDAAKVMITLPEKSVFLSDKEETSTVSVVLTSSAGSDLNQQTVQGLYHLIAKSIPNLKEENITIMDQYFTYYEPGKGAQTAGGTDPMQLKKTTEKDLRQQIQQMLSVVLGPQKALVSVTADVDVTQRQEEQKLVEPVDPDKIEGIVTSAEKVAEAYTGAANEGTAGTGENETINFPQGTGTAGDTSEKTHDIINYEVNRITKQITGAPYEIRDLGIQVIVEPPKGQNQIDPQLQTDLQTMMYSIIRTSLTKTDAKTTLTDAELANKVVVMSRPFAETPKQTVTTETTPMWVWFALGAAALVVVGAIFLLMRRRRTAEIEELEEWTPIETEIPELSTEDTSEGTVKRKQLEKLAASNPDEFAKLLRTWLAED; encoded by the coding sequence ATGAATGAAGGACTAAAAACGCGCTTTGGCGCATTAAAAATGACATGGCAGGAATGGTCGCTCGTTAAAAAAGCAACGATCATCGGAATTATCTTATTTCTAATTGCAGCTATCATTGTTGCAGCCATTTGGTTAAGTAAACCAACGATGACACCGCTCTACTCAAAGTTGTCACCACAAGAGGCTGGGCAAGTGACTGAGAAATTAAATGAAGATGGTGTACAGTCCGAAGTCGTCAGTGGGACAGACGGTGTAACGATTCTTGTACCGGAAGAAAGTGCCGAAAACTTAAAAGTGGAGTTGGCGACAGCTGGAATACCTAAATCAGGTCAAATCGATTATTCATTCTTCAGCGAAAACGCCGGATTTGGAACAACAGATAAGGAAATGAACATTCTCGAGCGGGACACGATGCAGACGGAATTAGAAAATCTGATTACGCAAGTCAACGGGATTGATGCTGCGAAGGTCATGATTACATTACCGGAAAAAAGTGTTTTCTTATCAGATAAAGAAGAGACGTCAACTGTCTCAGTCGTCTTGACATCAAGCGCCGGCAGCGACTTGAATCAGCAGACGGTTCAAGGTCTGTATCATCTGATTGCGAAAAGTATCCCGAATCTAAAAGAAGAAAACATTACCATCATGGATCAGTACTTTACGTATTATGAGCCGGGTAAGGGAGCACAGACTGCAGGAGGAACGGATCCGATGCAGCTGAAGAAAACGACGGAAAAAGATTTACGCCAACAAATTCAGCAGATGCTGTCAGTCGTTCTCGGTCCACAAAAAGCACTGGTTTCTGTTACCGCAGATGTCGATGTCACGCAACGGCAAGAGGAACAAAAATTAGTTGAACCGGTTGATCCTGATAAAATCGAGGGAATCGTGACATCGGCAGAGAAAGTCGCTGAAGCGTATACGGGAGCGGCAAATGAAGGAACTGCAGGAACGGGTGAGAATGAGACCATTAACTTCCCGCAAGGTACAGGTACGGCAGGAGACACAAGTGAGAAGACGCACGATATCATCAATTACGAAGTCAATCGAATCACAAAACAGATTACCGGTGCGCCGTATGAAATTCGGGATTTAGGAATTCAAGTCATCGTTGAGCCACCTAAAGGACAAAATCAAATTGATCCGCAACTTCAAACAGATTTACAGACTATGATGTATTCGATCATTCGTACTTCACTGACGAAGACGGATGCGAAGACGACCTTAACCGATGCAGAGCTTGCGAATAAAGTCGTCGTCATGTCAAGACCATTTGCCGAGACACCGAAACAGACAGTAACAACGGAAACAACACCGATGTGGGTCTGGTTTGCATTAGGTGCCGCAGCACTGGTCGTAGTAGGAGCCATCTTCCTGTTGATGCGTAGAAGAAGAACAGCTGAAATTGAGGAACTGGAAGAATGGACTCCGATTGAGACAGAGATTCCTGAACTGTCGACAGAGGACACAAGTGAAGGAACGGTCAAACGGAAACAGCTTGAGAAGCTTGCCGCATCCAATCCGGATGAATTTGCGAAGTTGTTACGCACCTGGTTAGCGGAGGATTGA
- the fliE gene encoding flagellar hook-basal body complex protein FliE → MAIQPIQSMQMVLPSQSVTKTTPSDFSEVLSQAMNGLNEAQQASSQARVDLATGKTTDLHNIMIKTEEASLSMQLAIEVRNKGIEAYQEMMRMQL, encoded by the coding sequence ATGGCGATTCAACCGATTCAAAGTATGCAAATGGTCTTACCGTCTCAATCGGTTACCAAAACGACACCAAGTGATTTCAGTGAAGTATTGAGTCAGGCCATGAACGGTCTGAACGAGGCGCAACAAGCCTCTTCGCAAGCACGAGTAGATCTTGCGACTGGAAAAACGACAGACTTACATAACATCATGATCAAAACAGAAGAAGCATCGCTTTCTATGCAACTCGCTATCGAAGTCCGGAATAAAGGCATCGAAGCATACCAAGAAATGATGCGTATGCAACTGTGA
- the flgC gene encoding flagellar basal body rod protein FlgC: MSMFSGFHTSATGLTAQRLRLDTVSANIANAQTTRGELVDGEWQPYARKLAVLKETGNGVTVSEIRKDQEPFKLEYNPNHPDADELGYVKMPNVDLLKEMVDMMGATRSYEANVTALNATKAMLVKAMEIGK, from the coding sequence ATGAGTATGTTTTCAGGTTTTCATACGTCCGCAACGGGATTGACGGCACAGCGTCTGCGACTCGATACCGTCTCTGCGAATATCGCCAATGCTCAGACGACACGCGGTGAGCTAGTTGACGGAGAATGGCAACCATATGCCCGCAAATTAGCCGTTTTGAAAGAAACAGGCAACGGGGTGACAGTCAGCGAGATTCGAAAAGATCAAGAACCATTCAAATTGGAATACAATCCGAATCATCCAGATGCGGATGAACTGGGATACGTTAAAATGCCGAACGTCGATCTACTGAAGGAAATGGTCGACATGATGGGGGCGACACGTTCTTATGAAGCGAACGTCACGGCGTTGAATGCAACAAAAGCAATGTTGGTTAAAGCGATGGAAATCGGCAAGTAA
- the flgB gene encoding flagellar basal body rod protein FlgB, giving the protein MMNWLGSDYATMTQAVDRTVAAQKVISANIANVDTPGYKSKRVVFGDVLDSEMKMSLKRHATIGTSGSIVEQSSAMRNDGNGVDIDLEMSELSRNQIEYEALVEQLNRKFSGIQSVIRGGR; this is encoded by the coding sequence ATGATGAACTGGCTTGGTTCAGATTATGCAACAATGACACAGGCCGTCGATCGGACGGTAGCTGCGCAGAAAGTAATTTCAGCAAATATTGCGAACGTCGATACGCCTGGATATAAATCAAAGCGCGTAGTGTTCGGAGATGTCTTGGATTCTGAAATGAAAATGAGTTTAAAACGACACGCGACGATCGGTACGTCAGGAAGTATCGTCGAACAATCGTCTGCTATGCGTAACGATGGGAATGGGGTCGATATTGACCTCGAAATGTCTGAATTATCACGCAATCAAATTGAGTACGAAGCATTGGTCGAACAATTGAACCGGAAATTTTCCGGAATCCAGTCTGTCATCCGGGGAGGACGTTAA
- the codY gene encoding GTP-sensing pleiotropic transcriptional regulator CodY: MNLLAKTRKLNTMLQQEASTHVDFKVMADRLSEVMESNTFIVSRRGKLLGIAIKQQIENARIRGFLEERQFPEDYTKKLFNVTETTANIAIDSEHTAFPIDNRDMFETSKTTIVPIIGGGERLGTLVLGRMLEDFNEEDLVLAEYGATVVGMEILREKAHEAEDKARKKAVVQMAINSLSYSELEAIEHIFEELDGNEGLLVASKIADRVGITRSVIVNALRKLESAGVIESRSLGMKGTYIKILNDNFLYELERIKSN; this comes from the coding sequence ATGAATTTATTGGCAAAAACACGAAAGCTCAACACGATGTTACAACAAGAAGCAAGCACACATGTCGACTTTAAGGTCATGGCAGATCGTTTAAGTGAAGTTATGGAATCAAATACCTTTATCGTCAGCCGTCGTGGAAAGTTATTAGGAATTGCGATTAAACAACAAATCGAGAATGCACGGATTCGTGGATTCCTTGAAGAGCGTCAGTTTCCGGAAGATTATACGAAAAAATTGTTTAATGTGACGGAAACGACAGCGAACATCGCAATCGACAGTGAGCATACAGCTTTCCCGATCGATAACCGCGATATGTTCGAGACATCAAAAACGACGATTGTTCCGATCATCGGTGGCGGTGAGCGACTTGGAACACTTGTCCTTGGCCGGATGCTCGAAGATTTTAATGAAGAGGACTTGGTGCTTGCGGAATACGGAGCAACAGTTGTCGGAATGGAAATCTTACGTGAGAAAGCTCATGAAGCGGAAGATAAAGCGCGGAAGAAAGCCGTCGTTCAAATGGCAATCAATTCTTTATCGTATTCGGAACTTGAAGCCATCGAACATATCTTCGAAGAGTTGGACGGAAACGAAGGATTACTCGTGGCCTCTAAAATTGCCGATCGTGTCGGCATCACGCGTTCAGTCATCGTCAATGCGTTGCGGAAACTTGAAAGTGCCGGCGTCATCGAGTCCCGTTCGCTTGGTATGAAAGGGACATATATCAAGATTTTAAATGACAATTTCCTCTATGAGTTAGAGCGCATTAAATCGAACTAA
- the hslU gene encoding ATP-dependent protease ATPase subunit HslU — protein MHEFTPRQIVEKLNEHVIGQADAKRAVAIALRNRYRRQLLDPSLRDEVTPKNILMIGPTGVGKTEIARRLAKLVRAPFVKIEATKFTEVGYVGRDVESMVRDLVEASLRLVKDEKKEALKERAEAVANERIVDALVGKKASTGLGGGNPFEMLFGGTQKPPEQETASDTADRSVIRQQLFQGQLEDRMIDVDIEERQMDLFSGQQGMEGLANLQDMLGQVMPKKTKKRQLSVKEARPILTAEEAERLLDLNEVHDEAVRRAEQMGIIFVDEIDKIATKGQDSAGVSREGVQRDILPIVEGSTVVTKYGPVKTDHMLFIAAGAFHMAKPSDLIPELQGRFPIRVELDSLTEDDFVKILTEPNQALLKQYKALLGAEQVHVTFTEDAIRQIARIAAQVNDETDNIGARRLYTIMERVLEELSFEAAEMPETDVTITPQYVMDRVGKVADDRDLSQFIL, from the coding sequence ATGCATGAATTTACACCGAGACAAATCGTGGAAAAACTAAATGAACATGTTATTGGTCAAGCGGACGCGAAACGAGCCGTCGCGATTGCACTCCGAAATCGTTACCGCCGTCAGTTGCTCGATCCGAGTCTGCGTGATGAAGTGACACCGAAAAACATCTTGATGATCGGACCGACAGGAGTCGGGAAAACGGAAATTGCCCGTCGACTTGCTAAACTGGTCCGTGCACCGTTCGTTAAAATCGAAGCTACGAAATTCACGGAAGTCGGTTATGTCGGACGTGACGTTGAATCAATGGTCCGTGATTTAGTCGAAGCTTCACTACGGCTTGTCAAAGACGAGAAAAAGGAAGCTTTGAAAGAGCGTGCTGAAGCGGTTGCGAATGAACGAATCGTCGATGCCCTTGTCGGTAAAAAAGCTTCGACTGGTCTTGGCGGAGGAAATCCGTTTGAGATGCTGTTCGGTGGAACTCAAAAACCGCCCGAGCAGGAAACTGCCAGCGATACAGCCGATCGATCCGTCATTCGTCAACAATTGTTTCAAGGTCAACTAGAAGACCGCATGATTGATGTGGACATTGAAGAACGCCAAATGGATTTGTTCTCCGGACAACAAGGTATGGAAGGTCTTGCGAATCTGCAGGATATGCTCGGACAAGTCATGCCGAAAAAAACAAAGAAACGTCAGCTGAGTGTCAAAGAGGCACGTCCGATTTTGACAGCAGAAGAAGCGGAACGATTACTCGATTTAAATGAAGTCCACGATGAAGCTGTTCGTCGTGCTGAACAGATGGGAATTATCTTCGTCGATGAAATCGACAAGATTGCAACGAAGGGGCAAGATAGTGCTGGTGTATCACGTGAAGGCGTGCAGCGTGATATCTTACCAATCGTCGAAGGATCGACTGTCGTGACGAAGTATGGTCCTGTGAAGACGGATCATATGTTATTCATTGCAGCCGGGGCTTTCCATATGGCAAAACCATCCGATTTGATTCCGGAGCTGCAAGGACGTTTTCCGATCCGGGTGGAACTCGACAGTCTGACCGAAGATGACTTTGTTAAAATTTTGACGGAGCCTAATCAAGCATTGCTGAAACAATACAAGGCTTTGCTTGGAGCGGAGCAAGTCCATGTCACGTTTACCGAAGACGCGATTCGTCAAATTGCACGGATTGCGGCACAAGTAAATGATGAAACAGATAATATCGGTGCTCGCCGTTTATATACCATCATGGAACGTGTATTAGAAGAATTATCGTTTGAAGCGGCAGAGATGCCAGAGACAGACGTCACCATCACACCACAATATGTCATGGACCGCGTCGGAAAAGTAGCAGATGATCGTGACTTAAGTCAGTTCATCTTATAA
- the hslV gene encoding ATP-dependent protease subunit HslV: MFISKRIRVPKGGNSMFHATTIFAIQHNGQSAMSGDGQVTFGNQVIMKKSAKKVRRLYGGKVIAGFAGSVADAFTLFEKFEAKLEMYNGNLQRAAVELAKEWRGDKMLRQLEALLLVMDGTHLLLVSGNGEVIEPDDGILAIGSGGNYALAAGRALARHAAHMTAEEIARAALETAGELCVFTNDQIILETIGGSADA; encoded by the coding sequence ATGTTTATCAGCAAGCGCATCCGCGTGCCTAAGGGAGGAAATAGCATGTTTCATGCAACGACGATTTTTGCGATTCAACATAACGGTCAATCTGCAATGAGCGGGGATGGACAAGTGACTTTTGGTAATCAAGTCATCATGAAGAAAAGTGCAAAAAAAGTCCGACGTCTCTATGGTGGAAAAGTGATTGCAGGGTTTGCAGGAAGTGTAGCCGATGCTTTTACATTATTCGAAAAGTTTGAAGCAAAACTTGAGATGTACAACGGGAACCTGCAACGAGCTGCCGTGGAATTAGCAAAGGAATGGCGGGGCGATAAAATGTTACGCCAGCTGGAAGCTTTGTTACTTGTCATGGATGGAACACATTTACTTCTTGTTTCAGGTAACGGAGAAGTCATCGAACCCGATGACGGGATTTTGGCCATCGGTTCAGGCGGAAACTATGCGCTTGCCGCGGGTCGGGCACTGGCTCGGCACGCTGCACACATGACGGCCGAGGAAATCGCCCGCGCTGCTCTTGAAACAGCAGGGGAGTTATGTGTATTCACGAATGATCAAATCATTTTAGAAACGATTGGGGGAAGTGCAGATGCATGA
- a CDS encoding tyrosine-type recombinase/integrase yields MGVDSEFDVLRKSFLRYVHIERQLSPNTGRSYDQTLRQYAAFCLDHQLRSIELATARRYLFALYDQKASKSTIAQKVSCLKQFGRFVTRDTNDVNPFEGLKAPKRVQTLPTFLVPSEYERFLEVFRTSDSLGVRNVALIELLYASGMRVSELAGLNVKDLDPDLEYVHVYGKGRKERITPIGSFARKALSEYLMKRQPAEDEAQAVFLSRSGRRLTTDGIRKILKKADPFLSKHVTPHALRHSFATDLLERGADLRAVQELLGHASLSTTGQYTHVTTERLRHVYQQAHPRA; encoded by the coding sequence ATGGGAGTAGACTCAGAGTTTGACGTACTGCGAAAATCGTTTTTACGGTATGTACACATCGAGCGTCAATTATCTCCAAATACGGGCCGCTCTTATGATCAAACACTTCGACAATACGCCGCTTTTTGCCTCGATCATCAGCTGAGATCGATTGAATTGGCAACTGCACGGCGTTATTTGTTTGCTCTTTATGATCAAAAAGCATCTAAATCAACGATCGCTCAAAAAGTATCTTGTTTGAAACAGTTCGGACGTTTTGTGACGCGGGATACGAATGACGTCAATCCTTTTGAGGGATTGAAGGCACCCAAACGTGTCCAAACGCTACCGACGTTTTTAGTACCATCAGAATACGAACGATTTTTAGAAGTTTTCCGAACGTCGGATTCATTAGGGGTACGGAATGTGGCATTGATTGAGTTGCTGTATGCGTCAGGAATGCGTGTCAGCGAATTAGCCGGATTGAACGTAAAAGATTTAGATCCGGACTTGGAATATGTGCATGTATACGGAAAAGGACGAAAAGAACGGATTACACCAATCGGATCATTTGCGAGAAAAGCCTTATCCGAGTATTTGATGAAACGACAACCGGCCGAGGATGAAGCACAAGCCGTTTTTCTTTCTCGTTCAGGTCGCCGTTTGACAACGGACGGGATTCGGAAAATCTTAAAAAAGGCAGATCCCTTTTTATCGAAACATGTGACACCACATGCTTTACGACATAGTTTCGCGACCGATTTACTGGAACGTGGAGCAGATTTACGAGCGGTGCAAGAATTGCTTGGGCATGCTTCATTATCGACGACAGGGCAATATACACACGTCACGACGGAGCGGCTACGACATGTTTATCAGCAAGCGCATCCGCGTGCCTAA
- the trmFO gene encoding FADH(2)-oxidizing methylenetetrahydrofolate--tRNA-(uracil(54)-C(5))-methyltransferase TrmFO produces the protein MKRVTVIGAGLAGSEAAWQLAKRGVQVDLYEMRPVKQTPAHHTDQFAELVCSNSLRANQLTNAVGVLKEEMRQLDSLILKAADLASVPAGGALAVDRHDFAGYVTETLKNHPNVTVHHEELEAIPDGPTIVATGPLTSASLSESLKQFTGEDYLYFFDAAAPILDGDTIDRDKVYLKSRYDKGEAAYLNCPMTEEEFMHFHNELIQAEVVPLKEFEKEIYFEGCMPFEVLASRGPKTLLFGPMKPVGLEDPKTGERPYAVVQLRQDNSAGTLFNLVGFQTHLKWGEQKRIIRLIPGLENAEIVRYGVMHRNTFVNSPNLLQPTYQTRTRPDLFFAGQMTGVEGYVESAASGLTAGINAARLVNEAEPIAFPKETMMGAMAHYITTTEGKNFQPMNANFGLVPGLANQTGRMKKPEKYALLAERALEAIKDFTDM, from the coding sequence ATGAAACGGGTAACCGTAATCGGCGCCGGTCTCGCAGGTTCTGAAGCAGCATGGCAACTTGCGAAACGTGGTGTACAAGTAGATTTATATGAAATGCGACCAGTCAAGCAGACACCTGCTCACCATACCGATCAATTTGCAGAACTCGTCTGCTCGAACTCACTTCGAGCTAATCAACTGACAAATGCAGTCGGTGTATTAAAAGAAGAAATGCGACAACTCGACTCACTTATCCTCAAGGCTGCCGATCTTGCGAGTGTGCCGGCAGGTGGTGCGCTTGCTGTCGATCGACATGACTTTGCCGGATACGTGACGGAAACGTTAAAAAATCATCCGAACGTCACGGTTCATCATGAGGAACTTGAAGCGATTCCGGATGGTCCGACCATCGTCGCGACAGGTCCTTTAACAAGTGCCTCCTTATCCGAATCCCTTAAGCAGTTCACCGGAGAAGATTACCTGTACTTCTTTGATGCTGCCGCACCGATTCTTGACGGCGATACGATTGACCGCGATAAAGTATATTTAAAGTCACGTTATGATAAAGGGGAAGCAGCTTACTTGAACTGTCCGATGACAGAAGAAGAGTTTATGCATTTCCACAATGAGTTGATTCAAGCGGAAGTCGTTCCGTTAAAAGAATTCGAGAAGGAAATCTACTTCGAAGGATGCATGCCATTTGAAGTATTAGCGTCACGCGGACCGAAGACACTTTTATTCGGACCGATGAAGCCGGTTGGTCTTGAAGATCCGAAAACGGGTGAACGTCCGTATGCCGTCGTTCAACTTCGTCAGGATAACTCAGCCGGGACATTGTTTAACCTCGTCGGATTCCAAACGCATCTGAAGTGGGGCGAACAAAAACGGATCATCCGTTTGATTCCAGGTCTTGAAAATGCTGAAATCGTTCGTTATGGTGTCATGCACCGGAATACGTTTGTCAATTCACCGAACTTGTTGCAACCGACGTATCAGACACGAACACGTCCGGATCTATTCTTTGCCGGTCAGATGACAGGTGTCGAAGGATACGTCGAATCAGCTGCTTCCGGTTTGACGGCAGGTATCAATGCGGCTCGTTTAGTTAATGAAGCGGAGCCGATCGCCTTCCCGAAGGAAACGATGATGGGTGCGATGGCGCATTACATCACGACGACGGAAGGAAAGAACTTCCAGCCGATGAATGCAAACTTCGGACTTGTACCGGGACTTGCCAACCAAACCGGTCGAATGAAGAAACCAGAAAAATATGCGCTTCTTGCCGAGCGGGCATTGGAAGCAATCAAAGACTTTACCGATATGTAA
- the topA gene encoding type I DNA topoisomerase: MAKYLVIVESPAKAKTIKRYLGSNYTVKASMGHVIDLPKSQMGVDVEHDYEPKYITIRGKGPVLKELKTAAKKAQKIYLAADPDREGEAIAWHLAKALGVDESTECRVVFNEITKDAIKDSFKRPRKINYDLVDAQQARRILDRLVGYSMSPLLWKKIKKGLSAGRVQSVAVKMIIDREQEINAFLPEEYWTIKLELDANGEKLEANFYGIDGKKRELHSEEEVNEVLAKLSESFTVDSVTKKERRRNPALPFTTSSLQQEAARKLNFRAKKTMMIAQQLYEGIELGKEGTVGLITYMRTDSTRTSETANIEAQGFIENAYGKEYIAVEKRKEKKAANSQDAHEAVRPTSTMRDPQLVKSYLSRDQFRLYKLIWERFVASQMAPAVLDTVKVDLVSNDVMFRANGSTVKFAGFMKVYIEDTDDETVTDVKDGLLPPLEDGEVLEQEMIEPKQHFTQPPPRYTEARLVRAMEELGIGRPSTYAPTLDTIQKRGYVTLEEKKFLPTELGELVIDMISDYFQEFITVQFTADMEALLDAIEKGDMQWTEVVDPIYKSFEKRLTRAEAEIEKIEIKDEPAGEDCEVCGHAMVIKMGRYGKFMACSNFPECRNTKPIQVEIGVKCPTCGTGEIVERRSKKGRLFYGCSNYPECEFVSWDKPVEEPCPVCSSMMVQKKIKNGVKVECTSCGHHETRIDQEQEEE; encoded by the coding sequence ATGGCAAAATATTTAGTAATTGTCGAATCACCTGCAAAGGCAAAAACCATCAAACGTTATCTCGGTTCAAACTATACCGTGAAAGCTTCGATGGGACATGTCATCGACTTACCGAAAAGTCAAATGGGTGTTGACGTAGAACATGATTATGAACCAAAGTATATTACGATTCGTGGTAAAGGTCCGGTTTTAAAAGAATTAAAAACGGCCGCTAAAAAAGCACAAAAAATCTATCTCGCAGCCGACCCGGACCGCGAAGGGGAAGCAATCGCTTGGCATTTAGCGAAAGCCCTCGGTGTCGATGAATCGACAGAATGCCGGGTCGTCTTTAATGAAATCACGAAAGACGCCATCAAAGATTCGTTCAAGAGACCCCGCAAGATCAACTACGATCTTGTCGATGCACAACAGGCACGGCGTATCTTGGACCGTCTCGTCGGTTACAGCATGAGTCCGTTACTCTGGAAGAAAATTAAAAAGGGCTTGTCAGCAGGACGTGTTCAATCGGTTGCCGTGAAGATGATCATTGACCGCGAGCAAGAAATCAATGCCTTTTTACCAGAAGAATATTGGACGATCAAACTAGAGCTTGATGCCAATGGTGAAAAGCTCGAAGCCAACTTCTACGGGATTGACGGGAAGAAACGTGAATTGCACTCAGAAGAGGAAGTCAATGAAGTATTGGCAAAACTTTCAGAGTCCTTCACGGTCGACTCCGTCACGAAAAAAGAGCGTCGCCGGAATCCAGCCTTGCCGTTTACGACGAGTTCGCTCCAACAAGAAGCAGCCCGCAAGCTGAACTTCCGTGCGAAGAAGACGATGATGATTGCCCAGCAATTATATGAAGGAATCGAGCTCGGCAAAGAAGGAACGGTCGGTTTGATTACGTACATGCGGACCGATTCAACCCGGACATCCGAAACCGCCAACATCGAAGCGCAGGGGTTCATCGAAAATGCATACGGGAAAGAATACATCGCTGTCGAAAAACGGAAAGAGAAAAAAGCAGCGAATTCGCAAGATGCCCACGAAGCTGTTCGTCCGACATCGACGATGCGTGACCCGCAACTTGTCAAATCGTATTTATCCCGCGATCAGTTCCGGTTATACAAATTGATTTGGGAACGGTTCGTTGCGAGTCAAATGGCTCCGGCTGTTCTCGATACAGTCAAAGTCGACTTGGTCTCAAATGATGTCATGTTCCGGGCAAACGGTTCGACGGTCAAATTTGCCGGATTCATGAAAGTCTATATTGAAGATACAGACGATGAGACGGTAACGGACGTCAAGGACGGTTTGTTGCCGCCGCTTGAAGACGGTGAAGTCTTGGAGCAGGAAATGATTGAGCCGAAACAACACTTTACGCAACCACCACCGCGGTATACCGAGGCACGCCTCGTCCGGGCGATGGAAGAACTTGGGATTGGTCGTCCGTCGACGTATGCGCCGACACTCGATACGATCCAAAAACGTGGTTACGTGACGCTCGAAGAGAAAAAATTCCTGCCGACCGAACTCGGGGAACTGGTCATCGATATGATCAGTGATTATTTCCAAGAATTCATCACCGTTCAATTTACGGCGGATATGGAAGCGTTGCTCGATGCAATCGAAAAAGGGGACATGCAGTGGACGGAAGTCGTCGATCCGATTTATAAATCGTTCGAAAAGCGTCTGACACGTGCAGAAGCCGAAATCGAAAAAATCGAAATTAAAGACGAACCGGCCGGAGAAGATTGTGAAGTCTGCGGACACGCGATGGTCATCAAGATGGGCCGTTATGGAAAATTCATGGCGTGCTCAAACTTCCCGGAATGTCGGAACACGAAGCCGATTCAAGTTGAGATTGGTGTTAAATGTCCGACGTGTGGAACAGGTGAGATCGTGGAACGCCGGAGTAAAAAAGGACGCTTATTCTACGGCTGTTCGAATTATCCGGAATGTGAATTCGTCTCATGGGATAAACCGGTCGAAGAACCATGTCCGGTTTGTAGCAGTATGATGGTACAAAAGAAAATCAAGAACGGTGTGAAAGTAGAATGTACGTCTTGCGGACATCATGAAACACGCATCGATCAGGAGCAAGAGGAGGAATGA
- the dprA gene encoding DNA-processing protein DprA, with translation MDRELYARFATCRVPYSIVVLIEQYGLLPVEDLPVSRSIKNRYQQALQLDQVPMNLLVPGDPCFPMSLLQIPQPVYGLFFSGDPSLLQQPMISIIGSRQPSPSHSKRLSFLRPFFESPFVTVSGGALGIDSLVHRLSLKHHQATIAVLASGFDYLYPVRHSRLFQRIQQAGLLLSEYPASTPVKKYQFLERNRIISGLASGLIIVEATRKSGTMNTAGHALEQGKDVYCIPGCPTEKHFQGTNQLIAEGAIPLLNPEEVSKSILMNVDK, from the coding sequence ATGGACAGAGAACTGTATGCACGTTTTGCGACTTGCCGGGTTCCGTATTCAATCGTTGTCTTGATCGAGCAGTACGGTCTTTTACCGGTAGAGGATTTACCCGTGTCAAGATCCATCAAAAACCGTTATCAGCAAGCCTTACAATTGGATCAAGTCCCAATGAACCTTCTTGTCCCCGGAGACCCGTGTTTTCCGATGTCGTTACTTCAGATTCCTCAGCCCGTTTATGGTCTTTTCTTCAGCGGTGATCCTTCCCTATTACAACAGCCGATGATCAGTATCATCGGAAGTCGTCAACCTTCTCCTTCTCACTCAAAACGTTTATCTTTCTTACGTCCCTTTTTTGAGTCTCCATTCGTCACGGTGTCAGGTGGCGCCCTTGGCATTGATTCTCTTGTACATCGTCTTTCCCTTAAACATCATCAAGCGACGATTGCTGTGTTAGCGAGCGGGTTTGATTACTTGTACCCCGTCCGGCATTCACGACTGTTCCAGCGCATTCAACAAGCCGGACTGCTTTTATCTGAGTATCCCGCTTCAACCCCAGTCAAGAAATATCAGTTTTTGGAACGAAACCGGATCATCTCGGGACTGGCGTCAGGATTGATTATCGTTGAGGCAACCCGGAAAAGCGGAACGATGAACACGGCAGGTCACGCGCTGGAACAGGGAAAAGACGTGTATTGTATCCCTGGTTGTCCAACAGAAAAACACTTTCAAGGGACAAATCAACTGATTGCGGAAGGGGCGATTCCGCTCTTGAATCCGGAAGAAGTTTCAAAAAGTATCTTGATGAACGTTGACAAATAG